The window AACATCCGAAGCAAAGATAGAATCTAGTACATCTAGCCCTGGAAGAGTGCATCTATTACGTTTGGAAGTGGAAAAGTGCatctattattaaatttatatgattCCTAAAAATAATCGAGCAATAGTCATTAAAATACAGTTTTAGGTATAACTACTTCAAATATAGGCATTAACAATTATTGGAAAGAGTTTTATAATGCACAATACAACTTAGAAATTCCATAAGTAACTTTGTAACACATGTCTCATCTTTCCTGGAGAACCCCATGCTACCAACCACAACTTATAtctcaaatcaaataaattgCTGAAAGTCAATTTAAATAATTCATAACATAGTAAAGCCATAAATCCGATAGCTGAAGTAACTAAAATTCTTATCGATAAAATCGTAAAACGGTAGTCTAAAAAAAACCTCAAGAAACATCCATCCATCCGATCAGTACTTACTTGTCAATCTCACTTTCCTTTCTTATCTCATACTACTTTTTCaatatataatctatttttttaatctaaaatatttcataTTGAATTCGAAGTGTCATGCTATTATTACTTACCTAATTTGAATAGGAGGGAAGAAGGGTGACTAACATGAGAATCATTCGCCTATTAATGATCATGGGTAATCTAACAAGTTTTCCACTTTTTCATGTTGGAACTCCTGTGACTCTATCTGCTTGTCAATATCATCATTCTCTGTTTCTGAAATGAACTCCCTGGAATCCTAGCCATAAAATTCTCGTCAAATACAACACTGTTGTTCAATACAACTCATTTCTCTGATGGAGACTAGACTTTGTATCTCTTGACTCCATCTCCGTAGTCcataaacactttttttttaacttttggtTCTAGCTTTCCTTTAGTAACACAATAATAACATGTGCAATCAAAAACTTTAAGAATTAAGTAATCAGCAGATACAGCTGACATACCTCATAAAGTATTTTACACTCGATGCTTGTATGTGGTCCCAAATTGATAAGATAACAAGATGTATTCACTGCTTCAGCTTGAAACCTCTTCTCTAAACCAACATTAGAAAGCATGCACCTCTTTCTTCAGCAATGTCTGATTCATTATCTCTGTTACGCCATTCAGATGTGGTGTGTTTTTGATTGTATGATGTCATTGTTAAGCAATCCATGCATCTCTATATAAAATGAGTTCTCTTGATATTGCGCAGGTTCAGGTTCAATACCTAGTAAATAATAATGTTAAGGTATTATTGATGCCTTGATGGTAAATGTAACAGTTGTCACAGGAAACTCGCACAGAACACAAAACCTATATAGATGTTTCAGTTTTGATTATAGCTATATAGCAAGCAGTTGACAACAACAAAGTGGTTCTATGGTCTAGCGGTTAGGACATTGGACTCTGAATCCAGTAACCCGAGTTCAATTCTCGGTAGAACCTacattttgtctttttttttgtttcgtcCAAATATATTCTGAAGCTTCCCACATGAAATCAAAAAGGTCTAACTATTACTTTAATCCACATAAGATCAGATCCAATCAAAACGCAGGATAAAAAGTGGAACTGAAACATTTAAACGAAACCACACATTCACCTTCTTTTTCCCGGCCTTCAATAAGAAAGAACCCCAGAAAACCCAACCTCCATGAATTACAATTTACAATAATAATGatctaaataataataatctaaacttaaaatttttttttaaaaaagacagtaaaagagagaaaagaatgataaatctataaataaaaaatgataaaacccCGTATTCTCCCCTCTAACATAATGCAGTATGTGAGGGGCTTTGGTTATTATCAACACAAAGAATCGATGAACGAATCATTAAACGTTATCCTCTTTAACTCTCCCCATAAGCACTTATACATCTCCACCGTAACCAGCAGGTTCAGGCACAATCTCACTAGAATGCCGTCTTCTCGACGAAGAGTTCCCATTGTTATTGTTCCTTCCACTACTCCCTTGCGACCCCGAGTTTCCattaccaccaccaccaccacttgttgttcctccagcttgaACCTCCGACGCGCTCTGCCTCCAGCTCCCAAATATAGCAGCGTTCCACGACCCTCTCGACGAGTTTGTTCTCAAACGTGAAGACCCTCCCGAGCCAGAGCTGTTATCCTCTCTCACTACTTTCAACGGATTCTCAAGCGCGTTCACAATGTGTCTCATCAACGGCCGTCTTGTTGGTTTCGGGTTTAGGCATGACTTTGCGATGATAGCCATCGCCCATACTTCTTCTAGAAGATCCTCGTCCACCATTAACGACGGATCTAAGATCTTGGTCACTAGCTCCTTCTCGTTTGTGCTTATGTATCGCAAAGCTTCTTCCATGTAGGATTTTGCTTCTGCGTTGTCTGGCGAGCTGATCCCGAGCTTCCCCGTGACTAGCTCAAGTAACACTTTGCCAAAGCAGTAGACATCATAGGCGCATGTTGCATTTGCTGCACCTGATGAGAGGTAACCCATTCAATCACATTGCTTCAAAGAATCCTAATAGATTTGGCTTCTTAGTTTCAGACCTTAAACACATGTTACATTGTTACTACAGGGCCGGTCCTGTGCAAAACCGAATGAAACATACGCCTCTaacctaattttttttgaagaattaCATAGACAAAGaccccaaatttttttttattgacacATTTATTAAATTGCTTACAGTCCCCAAAATCTAAGAGCCGGCCCTGATAACTTTTAATGTAACATAGGACAAGAAGCAACTAAACTGTTGCACACATGTATACTTCAAAAACTAGAAGACTTTAGTTTATATCGCAAACATACCTGAAGAGGATGCTTCAGTCGATCTGCAAGAGAGGGAAAAGAAGCGGGAGGAGCATAAGTTAAACTTGAAAGTGACGAGACATCATCATACAGAGTTTAATTAATGTAAATGAGAACTTACTGTGGTAACCGAAGTAAACGAGAGATCCTGCTTTGATAAACATCACCTTGAGCATATACTTCGCTTAGGCTTCCGAGACGTACCTCAAATTTATCATCAAGTAGTATGCTACTTGCTTGCACATCCCTAAGCAACATTGAACACACACACACGAGTTACTTTCGCTTTTGTGCTTACTTACTAGACAATACAGCAACAAGTATCAATGTACCTATGAACTAGAGGTGGAGAACACTCGTGATGCAAATAAGCTAATCCCTCAGCTGCACCAAGAGCAATCTTCAACCTCGTTATCCAATCCAAAGACTTCAAACCTTCGTTATCCGACTTCCTAAACAAAGAGCTAGCCAAGTCACCGTTCCTCATGAACTTGTACACCAGAACCTTCTGGCTCTCATTCTCCAAGCAGTGTCCAAGCAAAGGAACCAGCCTCTGATGATGTCCAGCTTTACTCAACACCTCAAGCTCTGATACATAGTACCCTTCGTTTTTTCCTCCCTTCATATCGATCTTTTTTATAACAATTTGTGTTCCGTTATCCAAAACCCCACGGAACAAACTCCCGGAGTGGCCATGTTTGATCAGATTCGCGTCATTGAACTCCTCTGTAGCTTGGAGAAGCTGCTCAAACGCAAACGCGTTCCCAAGACGCGACAGATCAAAAGTCTGTGCTCCTCCTTTAGGTGGCTGTGAAGTTTCATTTAAATGTTTAGTAGGCCTATCACTGTTCCCTCTTCGACGTATCCATAAAGCCACAAGAATAGGCAAGAGAATGAATATCAGAATAAAACCAATTCCTCCACCAACTACTGCTAGTATAATCACAGTCCTGCGGCTTATCCCTGAAGAAGCCTTCTCCGAAGTATCATCAAACTCTAGTCCTTTAGATGTGTAGAACGACGAACAATCTTCTGAAGACTTCTGTCTCTTCTCGTTTTGCAAACAGTTTCTTGTGACAGACGCGTTTGCTCTCAGCACGTAATCTGGAACCTTGCCTTCAAAGAAGTTACCAGAGAGGTCCATGGTGCTGAACCTTGTGAGAATCCCTGTGAGCTCGCCGTAGAACATGTTCGAGGAGATATCAACCGCCACTGCATTGATCTGGTTCGGACCAGAGGTAGAGTTTGGTAGCATTCCTGTGAAGTTGTTCTTAGCAACGTCTAGAATCTTTAACATAGGCAAGAACCAATACGCATCAGGTAGATTCCCGGAGAAGCTATTTTCTCTGAGAACTAAACTCTCAAGTTTGCTATTAGCACCAAACAAATCAGGTGGTAAGGTTCCA of the Brassica rapa cultivar Chiifu-401-42 chromosome A03, CAAS_Brap_v3.01, whole genome shotgun sequence genome contains:
- the LOC103860446 gene encoding probable LRR receptor-like serine/threonine-protein kinase At2g16250, which encodes MVDHHRSSLFLFLFLFLSLLCLLDLVVVASKSRTRYDERLTLLRLRSTLGLRGTDWPIKRDPCRLWRGIQCNSNGSIVGINISGLRRTRLGKQNPRFSVDPLLNLTSLAYFNASGFSLPGSLPDWFGLTTTLRVLDLSSCSVTGAVPVTLGYLTTLRSLNLSRNGLTGSVPSSLGGLLSISEIDLSDNYLAGPIPPGVGLLSKLMYLNLSSNSFSSSIPPEIGDLVDLVVLDLSINSLSGSVPKEFRKLTNVQKMVISDNLLSGTLPPDLFGANSKLESLVLRENSFSGNLPDAYWFLPMLKILDVAKNNFTGMLPNSTSGPNQINAVAVDISSNMFYGELTGILTRFSTMDLSGNFFEGKVPDYVLRANASVTRNCLQNEKRQKSSEDCSSFYTSKGLEFDDTSEKASSGISRRTVIILAVVGGGIGFILIFILLPILVALWIRRRGNSDRPTKHLNETSQPPKGGAQTFDLSRLGNAFAFEQLLQATEEFNDANLIKHGHSGSLFRGVLDNGTQIVIKKIDMKGGKNEGYYVSELEVLSKAGHHQRLVPLLGHCLENESQKVLVYKFMRNGDLASSLFRKSDNEGLKSLDWITRLKIALGAAEGLAYLHHECSPPLVHRDVQASSILLDDKFEVRLGSLSEVYAQGDVYQSRISRLLRLPQSTEASSSGAANATCAYDVYCFGKVLLELVTGKLGISSPDNAEAKSYMEEALRYISTNEKELVTKILDPSLMVDEDLLEEVWAMAIIAKSCLNPKPTRRPLMRHIVNALENPLKVVREDNSSGSGGSSRLRTNSSRGSWNAAIFGSWRQSASEVQAGGTTSGGGGGNGNSGSQGSSGRNNNNGNSSSRRRHSSEIVPEPAGYGGDV